From the genome of Thermofilaceae archaeon, one region includes:
- a CDS encoding DUF72 domain-containing protein, whose amino-acid sequence MSLDEFLGLPRSRIRIGTSGWDYDDWVGPFYDSDRGMFTSYAKLFDTVEVNSSFYTLLSERFYEGLARSAPPGFYFSVKMYRGVTHKRLLNPKFVEAELNAFLKSIHPLARQKKLGAVLIQLPPKERWELPWFEEFLALLPQGVRFAVEFRDPSWINSEVFNLLRRYGVAYVIVDEPLLPPITEVTAGFAYVRWHGRGERPWYYYHYSLEELKPWAEKVRQLAEQVELLLGYFNNHFRGFAPHNALQMLALLGLADSRQLEMLSRMDRYFSSAPPVAKSVVRELEEGRIEEFLKALAGDRRFQRALEIGDAEVQYTLTSEGVTARVKSYRVEVDRVGRRLYHDCEDWRKSLESKRFCKHLVKLFLALPRDASRELLQDIAANLEEWEFAG is encoded by the coding sequence ATGTCGCTGGACGAGTTCCTGGGGCTGCCGCGGTCGAGGATCCGGATCGGTACTTCGGGCTGGGACTACGACGACTGGGTCGGCCCCTTCTACGATAGCGACAGGGGCATGTTCACCAGCTACGCGAAGCTGTTCGACACTGTTGAGGTCAACTCCTCGTTCTACACCCTGCTGAGTGAGAGGTTCTACGAGGGGCTCGCCAGGTCAGCCCCACCGGGCTTCTACTTCTCAGTGAAGATGTACAGGGGGGTCACGCACAAGAGGCTGCTGAACCCGAAGTTCGTCGAAGCCGAGCTCAACGCCTTCCTAAAGTCCATCCATCCCCTCGCCAGGCAGAAGAAGCTGGGTGCGGTGCTCATCCAGCTCCCACCGAAGGAGAGGTGGGAGCTGCCTTGGTTCGAGGAGTTCCTCGCCCTACTCCCCCAGGGCGTGAGGTTCGCAGTGGAGTTCCGCGACCCGAGCTGGATCAACAGCGAGGTCTTCAACCTGCTCAGGAGGTACGGGGTGGCCTACGTCATCGTCGACGAACCCCTTCTCCCTCCCATAACTGAAGTGACCGCCGGGTTCGCGTACGTGAGGTGGCACGGGAGGGGGGAGCGACCATGGTACTACTACCACTACAGCCTCGAGGAGCTGAAGCCGTGGGCCGAAAAGGTGAGGCAACTGGCGGAGCAGGTTGAGCTGCTCCTCGGCTACTTCAACAACCACTTCAGGGGCTTCGCCCCCCACAACGCCCTCCAGATGCTCGCGCTGCTGGGCCTCGCGGACAGCCGGCAGCTGGAGATGCTGTCTCGGATGGACAGGTACTTCTCCTCAGCCCCTCCAGTCGCTAAAAGCGTGGTCCGCGAGCTGGAGGAAGGTAGGATCGAGGAGTTCCTGAAGGCTTTGGCCGGTGATCGGAGGTTCCAGCGGGCTCTCGAGATCGGCGACGCGGAGGTCCAGTACACGCTGACGAGCGAGGGGGTTACAGCCCGCGTGAAGAGCTACCGCGTCGAGGTGGACCGAGTGGGTCGGAGGCTCTACCACGACTGCGAGGATTGGAGGAAGTCGCTGGAGTCGAAGAGGTTCTGCAAGCACCTGGTGAAGCTCTTCCTCGCTCTGCCGAGAGACGCTTCGAGAGAGCTGCTTCAGGACATCGCAGCCAACCTGGAGGAGTGGGAATTCGCCGGCTGA
- a CDS encoding AAA family ATPase, with product MPALIKEVVLENFMSYKYARVPLAPGINIVTGPNGSGKSSLLLGISVALGQTYTERGRRLSDLIRRGEEAARVTVVIDNRPVDGRRPLPWFRSDEVFFTRYLRIDGQYWHEVNGRVVTKAEVKRYLSRLGLDPDNALIIMHQGVVEEFAFLSPQERLRLLEEAVGLAGYRERVLAAKRMLAEGAKSAEEVKSALARAREALKYWSEVYERYRRRRALEESLKLLRRELAWARVRDAEADLRAVEEELSRVTLELKGVEEALGVLGSREEELRAELGSIERQITSGALGLAEGLAMLRSVWEGLVDVVASARVKAFERRLLIAEREELEARRRRAAEKVRALEEKALEEGERVESVRSVEEIQEEIRSVELSLAAIGEIPAEVEEAYGKLLEEYRELEKRAVELEENKRRLEEELEKRISLWREKVSAVVEDVDKLFSAMLAKLGASGSVRLAESGDVESAGLEILVGYGGAAPAPLNPYSLSGGERTAAVVCFFLALQNHVKSPFRAVDEFDVHMDPRNRDAVLNMVFELAEASPGVQYVVITPGPLTKLPENAHTLIIQKVRGRTLVSLSRGGGRVS from the coding sequence GTGCCCGCGCTAATCAAGGAAGTTGTGCTGGAGAACTTCATGAGCTACAAGTACGCTAGGGTCCCCCTAGCGCCGGGCATCAACATAGTCACGGGGCCCAACGGTTCGGGTAAGAGCAGCCTCCTCCTCGGCATCAGCGTTGCGCTCGGTCAGACGTACACGGAGAGGGGGCGCAGGTTGAGCGACCTGATTAGGCGCGGCGAGGAGGCAGCCCGAGTGACGGTTGTCATCGACAATCGCCCCGTGGATGGGCGCCGCCCCCTCCCTTGGTTCCGGAGCGACGAGGTGTTCTTCACGCGGTACCTGAGGATCGACGGCCAGTACTGGCACGAAGTGAACGGGAGGGTTGTCACGAAGGCTGAGGTCAAGAGGTACCTATCGAGGCTGGGCCTAGACCCCGACAACGCGCTGATCATCATGCACCAGGGCGTGGTGGAGGAGTTCGCCTTCCTCTCGCCCCAGGAGAGGCTCAGGCTGCTCGAGGAAGCCGTGGGCCTGGCGGGGTACAGGGAGAGGGTACTGGCGGCGAAGAGGATGCTAGCTGAAGGCGCGAAGAGCGCGGAGGAGGTTAAAAGCGCGCTCGCTAGAGCCCGGGAGGCTCTCAAGTACTGGAGCGAGGTTTACGAGAGGTACAGGAGGAGGAGGGCGCTCGAGGAGAGCCTCAAGCTGCTGCGCAGGGAGCTCGCCTGGGCCAGAGTGCGGGACGCGGAGGCCGACCTGAGGGCGGTTGAGGAGGAGCTCAGCAGGGTTACGCTGGAGCTGAAGGGGGTGGAGGAGGCGCTGGGGGTGCTAGGCTCGAGGGAGGAGGAGCTGAGGGCTGAGCTGGGCTCAATTGAGCGGCAGATCACCAGCGGCGCACTGGGCCTCGCCGAGGGTCTGGCGATGCTGCGCAGCGTCTGGGAGGGGTTGGTCGACGTGGTCGCGTCGGCCCGCGTGAAAGCCTTTGAGCGTAGGCTTCTGATCGCCGAGCGGGAGGAGTTGGAGGCCCGCCGCCGCAGGGCTGCGGAGAAGGTTAGGGCGCTCGAGGAGAAGGCGCTCGAGGAGGGCGAGAGGGTGGAATCAGTGAGGAGCGTTGAGGAGATACAGGAGGAGATCCGGTCGGTGGAGCTCTCCCTCGCGGCCATCGGCGAGATACCGGCGGAGGTTGAGGAGGCCTACGGGAAGCTACTCGAGGAGTACCGAGAGCTGGAGAAGAGGGCTGTGGAGCTGGAGGAGAACAAGAGGAGGTTGGAGGAGGAGCTGGAGAAGCGGATCAGCCTCTGGAGGGAGAAGGTGTCCGCGGTTGTGGAGGACGTCGACAAGCTGTTCTCCGCAATGCTGGCCAAGCTGGGGGCCAGCGGCAGCGTCAGGTTGGCGGAGAGCGGGGACGTTGAGAGCGCGGGCCTCGAGATCCTCGTCGGTTACGGCGGTGCAGCACCCGCACCGCTCAACCCCTACTCCCTGAGCGGGGGTGAGAGGACCGCCGCAGTCGTCTGCTTCTTCCTCGCCCTCCAGAACCACGTTAAATCCCCCTTCAGAGCCGTGGACGAGTTCGACGTGCACATGGACCCGCGCAACAGGGATGCTGTGCTAAACATGGTTTTCGAGCTCGCCGAGGCGAGTCCAGGCGTCCAGTACGTCGTGATCACACCGGGCCCCCTCACTAAGCTGCCCGAGAACGCCCACACGCTCATCATCCAGAAGGTCAGGGGGAGGACGCTTGTCTCACTGAGCAGGGGTGGGGGACGTGTCAGCTGA
- a CDS encoding Gfo/Idh/MocA family oxidoreductase: MAKLKVGIIGLAHVHAPGHIEQLKARPDVEIVGAYDHDEQRGLQLSSRYGIKFYSRLEALLAEGLDLAVIDSENSMHGEHVKAAAERGINVFCEKPIGSDLRMALEIRSIVRRHGILFTTGFNSRFNPEILKLRELVQSGELGRVCMARVRVAHSAAIDRWFSGWSAWFASRELAGGGGFLDLGIHGADLLRFVLGEEAVEVQGLTGNVTGAYSIDDQGVGVIRFSGGALGILDAGWTQLVEHMPWSPLEVYGSRGSALRTWIGLMYYTREKGWVKPVPPQPPARNALDDIIDAVKTGRNPFITVEDAVKAQEIIEAVYISGREGRSVKLPLLS; the protein is encoded by the coding sequence GTGGCGAAGCTTAAGGTCGGCATCATCGGTTTAGCACACGTCCATGCTCCCGGCCACATCGAGCAGTTGAAGGCTCGCCCCGACGTGGAGATCGTGGGGGCTTACGATCACGACGAGCAGAGGGGGCTTCAGCTGTCCTCGAGGTACGGTATCAAGTTCTACAGCAGGCTTGAGGCCCTGCTCGCGGAGGGGCTGGACCTCGCCGTCATCGATAGCGAGAACAGCATGCACGGGGAGCACGTGAAGGCTGCCGCTGAGAGGGGTATCAACGTGTTCTGCGAGAAACCCATCGGCTCCGACCTCCGGATGGCCCTGGAGATCCGCAGCATCGTGAGGAGGCACGGCATCCTCTTCACGACAGGGTTCAACTCCCGCTTCAACCCCGAGATCCTCAAGCTGAGGGAGCTGGTGCAGAGCGGCGAACTGGGCCGCGTGTGCATGGCTAGGGTGAGGGTTGCGCACTCAGCGGCAATCGACCGCTGGTTCAGCGGCTGGTCAGCCTGGTTTGCGTCGCGCGAGCTCGCGGGTGGCGGGGGTTTCCTCGACCTGGGCATCCACGGCGCTGATCTACTCCGGTTCGTGCTCGGGGAGGAGGCTGTCGAAGTGCAGGGCCTCACGGGCAACGTGACGGGAGCCTACAGCATCGACGATCAGGGGGTGGGCGTCATCCGGTTCTCCGGGGGCGCGCTGGGGATCCTCGACGCTGGCTGGACCCAGCTAGTCGAGCACATGCCCTGGTCCCCTCTGGAGGTTTACGGCAGCAGAGGATCGGCGCTGAGGACTTGGATCGGCCTCATGTACTACACGAGGGAGAAGGGGTGGGTCAAGCCGGTTCCACCGCAGCCACCCGCGCGCAACGCCCTCGACGACATCATCGATGCTGTCAAGACCGGCAGGAACCCCTTCATCACGGTTGAGGACGCTGTAAAGGCGCAGGAGATCATCGAGGCCGTCTACATCAGCGGAAGGGAGGGGAGGAGCGTGAAACTCCCCCTCCTCAGCTAA
- a CDS encoding biotin--[acetyl-CoA-carboxylase] ligase codes for MSGELEAALLGELALSPGFVSGEKLARALRVSRATVSRLARRLVEEGYPVEAHPKLGYRLVASDDLSAAARYVGALKASLPFTLCYLESCSSTQEVAAALAEAGAGEGTVVVAEEQTAGRGRLGRSWVSPRGGLWFTVLLRPESLRLSHLLSLTAGVAVARSLRELFGVDAGLKWPNDVLVEGRKVAGILVEGSVEADRIHYALLGVGINVNNDLPPELRGSASSLKEFTGRPLPRVPLLLKVLKELDRAYSSLRSGAVESVLGEWRRLSVTLGKRVKVLSSDGVFEGVALDIDEWGGLLVESRDGGQRVFYAGDIVHLR; via the coding sequence GTGAGCGGCGAGCTGGAGGCCGCCCTACTGGGGGAGCTGGCGCTGAGCCCCGGTTTTGTCTCGGGGGAGAAGCTGGCGCGAGCCCTCCGCGTCTCCCGTGCGACTGTGAGCAGGCTGGCGAGGAGGCTGGTCGAGGAGGGGTACCCGGTTGAGGCCCACCCTAAGCTGGGTTACAGGCTCGTCGCGAGCGACGACCTGAGCGCGGCGGCCCGCTACGTTGGCGCGCTAAAGGCGTCCCTACCCTTCACCCTCTGCTACCTCGAATCCTGCTCCTCAACCCAGGAGGTTGCGGCTGCTCTCGCTGAGGCTGGAGCGGGTGAGGGTACCGTGGTTGTGGCGGAGGAGCAGACGGCGGGCAGGGGGAGGCTCGGTAGGAGCTGGGTCTCCCCCAGGGGGGGCCTCTGGTTCACAGTTCTGCTGAGGCCCGAGAGCCTCCGTCTATCGCACCTGCTGAGCTTGACGGCGGGCGTCGCGGTGGCCAGGTCGCTTCGGGAGCTTTTCGGCGTCGACGCAGGGTTGAAGTGGCCGAACGACGTGCTAGTTGAGGGGAGGAAGGTTGCCGGGATCCTCGTCGAGGGTAGCGTGGAAGCGGACAGGATACACTACGCGCTGCTGGGCGTCGGGATCAACGTCAACAACGATCTACCACCCGAGCTCAGGGGCTCGGCTTCATCGCTGAAGGAGTTCACGGGGCGCCCCCTGCCGCGGGTCCCCCTACTGCTTAAAGTCCTCAAGGAGCTCGACAGAGCCTACAGCTCGCTGCGCTCGGGTGCGGTGGAGAGCGTGCTAGGCGAGTGGAGGCGCCTGTCCGTAACGCTCGGGAAGCGCGTGAAAGTGCTGTCAAGCGACGGAGTGTTCGAGGGGGTGGCCTTGGACATCGATGAGTGGGGTGGCCTCCTAGTGGAGAGCCGAGACGGAGGACAAAGGGTCTTCTATGCGGGGGATATCGTCCACCTCAGGTGA
- a CDS encoding biotin transporter BioY: MEQGSPVGVTVFRLTVSTALAVVTGLLAQVTFRLGPVPYTMQNAGVVLSGLLLPPRWALLSQLLYLALIATGLPLAAGLRGGVGILLGPTGGYLAAFPLAALLTAVLRELYERGCGRTLREAGRRDLVALWLLSCAAAVPIYLLGYLVFARWVSADPRLAAWVMGASRLFGVRDAALAIPLVSVLIFIPQDFAMDHALAVLAAWRVARSLSREYSLLTRG; encoded by the coding sequence GTGGAGCAGGGCTCCCCCGTGGGGGTGACCGTTTTCAGGTTGACGGTTTCAACAGCGTTGGCGGTTGTTACCGGCCTGCTCGCACAGGTAACCTTCAGGCTAGGGCCCGTGCCCTACACGATGCAGAACGCGGGCGTCGTCCTCTCGGGGTTGCTGCTACCACCTCGCTGGGCTCTGCTGTCCCAGCTCCTGTACCTAGCGCTCATCGCGACGGGCTTGCCTCTAGCCGCGGGCCTCAGAGGCGGAGTGGGGATCCTCCTCGGGCCGACCGGAGGCTACCTGGCCGCCTTCCCCCTTGCAGCTCTACTGACGGCCGTGCTGAGGGAGCTCTACGAGAGGGGCTGCGGAAGAACTCTGCGCGAGGCGGGTAGGCGGGACCTAGTCGCGCTGTGGCTCCTTTCGTGCGCCGCTGCAGTGCCGATCTACCTGCTGGGTTACCTGGTGTTTGCACGGTGGGTTTCCGCAGACCCTAGGCTCGCGGCGTGGGTTATGGGCGCTTCCCGGCTCTTTGGGGTGCGGGATGCGGCGCTGGCGATCCCCCTGGTTTCAGTACTCATCTTCATCCCGCAGGACTTCGCGATGGATCACGCGCTCGCCGTGTTAGCCGCTTGGCGAGTTGCTAGGTCGCTTAGCCGCGAGTACAGCCTTTTAACTCGGGGGTGA
- a CDS encoding PIN domain-containing protein, whose translation MLVLDTNVLVYASVEDSEFHEESLKLLNERDSVIPQIVVYEYIRVIAELTRDPLFVLTKIRELAEYNVLCEPLHVVQRGVQLWAERNAPIRELNDCVILALALTLNAELATYDRKLRRLAEELGVPTRP comes from the coding sequence ATGCTCGTCCTTGACACCAATGTGCTCGTCTACGCGAGCGTGGAGGACAGCGAGTTCCACGAGGAGAGCTTGAAGCTGCTCAACGAGAGGGACTCTGTGATACCGCAGATCGTGGTTTACGAGTACATCAGGGTTATTGCGGAACTTACTCGGGACCCCCTGTTTGTCTTAACGAAGATCCGGGAGCTGGCGGAGTACAACGTTCTATGCGAGCCGCTTCACGTCGTGCAGAGGGGTGTGCAGCTCTGGGCGGAGCGCAACGCCCCCATCAGGGAGCTGAACGATTGTGTTATCCTCGCTTTAGCCCTCACGCTCAACGCTGAGCTCGCAACGTACGACAGGAAGCTTAGGCGGCTAGCTGAAGAGCTGGGAGTGCCAACGCGCCCCTAG
- a CDS encoding AbrB/MazE/SpoVT family DNA-binding domain-containing protein, translating to MRVKVTRNYQVTIPVEVREALGIREGDYVEFELRDGVALLKPVRRKWSTIKLGRALSVEEIEEIADRAFSP from the coding sequence GTGAGGGTTAAGGTCACCAGGAACTACCAAGTCACCATACCGGTGGAGGTGAGAGAGGCTTTGGGGATTAGGGAGGGGGACTACGTGGAGTTCGAGCTGCGGGATGGTGTAGCCCTGCTGAAGCCTGTGAGGAGGAAGTGGTCGACGATCAAGCTCGGTAGAGCGCTGAGCGTCGAGGAGATCGAGGAGATCGCCGATAGAGCGTTCTCGCCCTAG
- the guaA gene encoding glutamine-hydrolyzing GMP synthase has product MEFDPKAFLEKAVEEVRSRVGGERAIAACSGGVDSTVSALIARIALGDRLKAVYIDDGFRRLGEPEATVQLLRSLGLDVELIDAKNEFYNAVRGLRDAEEKRKAFRHTFYTVLGRAAKSWGARFLVQGTIAPDIIETVGGVKTQHNVLVQLGLDPRAYGFEVVEPLRELYKPQVRQLARYLGLPKEISEKMPFPGPGLLIRVVGEATPEKVDIVRRATRIVEEETRGLGAFQAFAVLLEGRATGVKGGKRVYGYIVAVRVVESEDAVTARASELPYLLLKRIANRIINEVPEVARVLYDVTDKPPATIEFE; this is encoded by the coding sequence GTGGAGTTCGATCCGAAAGCCTTCCTCGAGAAGGCAGTGGAGGAAGTAAGGTCGAGGGTGGGCGGTGAGCGTGCGATTGCCGCCTGCTCGGGCGGTGTTGACAGCACCGTCTCAGCGCTGATAGCGAGGATTGCGCTCGGCGACCGGCTGAAGGCAGTGTACATCGATGACGGCTTCAGGAGGTTGGGCGAGCCAGAGGCGACGGTCCAGCTCCTAAGGAGCCTCGGGCTAGATGTGGAGTTGATCGACGCGAAGAATGAGTTCTACAACGCCGTTAGGGGGTTGAGGGACGCTGAGGAGAAGAGGAAGGCGTTCAGGCACACCTTCTACACCGTGCTAGGGAGAGCCGCGAAGAGCTGGGGGGCTAGGTTCCTGGTGCAGGGCACGATCGCGCCCGACATCATCGAGACCGTGGGCGGGGTGAAGACGCAGCACAACGTGCTGGTGCAGCTGGGTTTGGACCCCAGGGCTTACGGCTTCGAAGTGGTTGAACCCCTCAGGGAGCTGTACAAGCCGCAGGTGAGGCAGCTGGCCAGGTACCTGGGCCTCCCGAAGGAGATCTCGGAGAAGATGCCCTTCCCCGGTCCCGGGCTCCTCATCAGGGTTGTGGGCGAGGCGACGCCGGAGAAGGTGGACATCGTGAGGAGGGCCACGAGGATCGTTGAGGAGGAGACTCGGGGCTTGGGCGCCTTCCAGGCCTTCGCCGTCCTCCTCGAGGGTAGGGCAACGGGAGTCAAAGGGGGTAAGAGGGTCTACGGCTACATAGTAGCTGTGAGGGTGGTGGAGAGCGAGGACGCGGTTACGGCTAGGGCCAGCGAGCTCCCCTACCTGCTGCTCAAGCGGATCGCCAACCGCATCATCAACGAAGTGCCGGAGGTGGCTCGCGTGCTCTACGACGTCACTGACAAGCCCCCGGCTACCATAGAGTTCGAGTAG
- the fen gene encoding flap endonuclease-1 has protein sequence MGSKLTPLIKPERIGLEGLEGRVLAVDALNAIYQFLALVRDARGEPLRNSRGQVTSHLVGLATRFSRLAFEHNCKFIFVFDGPPHPLKRAEIARRRELRERALEEYRRLIEAGEYEKAFSKAVVSATVDEWILGSSRKLLKLMGFPIVDAPHDAEAQAALIVSRGEAWAVASQDWDSLLYGAPRLVRYVTLTGFEWLPSKMAARKLEPELVELDRLLGSLQLTRRQLVEVAVLSGTDYNKGVKGIGPKRAYKLIKLYGSLDRLPSRIRELLPANYREIVELFLNPPVREDYEIVFTEPQSEELYRFLVEENSFSHDRAELVIARLEKAWARARQSTLESFF, from the coding sequence ATGGGCTCGAAACTCACCCCCCTGATCAAGCCGGAGAGGATCGGGCTGGAGGGCTTGGAGGGCAGAGTGCTGGCCGTCGACGCGCTGAACGCTATCTACCAGTTCCTCGCGCTGGTCAGGGATGCGAGGGGCGAGCCGTTGAGGAACAGCAGGGGCCAAGTCACTTCGCACCTTGTGGGCTTGGCGACCCGCTTCTCCAGGCTCGCCTTCGAGCACAACTGCAAGTTCATTTTCGTCTTCGACGGCCCCCCGCACCCCCTGAAGCGGGCGGAGATCGCGAGGAGGAGGGAGCTGAGGGAGAGGGCGCTGGAGGAGTACAGGAGGCTGATCGAAGCGGGCGAGTACGAGAAGGCCTTCTCCAAGGCCGTGGTATCGGCGACCGTGGACGAGTGGATCCTCGGAAGCAGCAGGAAGCTGCTCAAGCTCATGGGCTTCCCCATCGTCGACGCTCCCCACGACGCTGAAGCCCAGGCCGCGCTCATCGTCTCGAGGGGGGAGGCTTGGGCGGTGGCCAGCCAGGATTGGGACTCGCTGCTGTACGGCGCCCCCCGGCTCGTGAGGTACGTGACGCTGACGGGTTTCGAGTGGCTTCCCAGCAAGATGGCGGCGAGAAAGCTAGAGCCCGAGCTGGTCGAGCTCGACAGGCTCCTCGGCTCCCTCCAGCTGACACGCAGGCAGTTGGTCGAGGTAGCCGTGCTCTCGGGGACCGACTACAACAAGGGTGTGAAGGGGATTGGGCCGAAGAGGGCGTACAAGCTCATCAAGCTGTACGGGAGCCTCGATCGGCTGCCCTCGAGGATCAGGGAGCTACTGCCAGCCAACTACCGCGAGATCGTCGAGCTCTTCCTCAACCCTCCCGTGAGAGAGGACTACGAGATCGTCTTCACCGAGCCCCAGAGCGAGGAGCTGTACAGGTTCCTGGTCGAGGAGAACAGCTTCTCGCACGATAGAGCCGAGCTCGTGATCGCCAGGCTGGAGAAGGCCTGGGCGAGAGCCCGCCAGAGCACGCTTGAGTCGTTCTTCTAG